DNA sequence from the Thalassotalea sp. 273M-4 genome:
GCGCAACCATCGCTAATGTTGCTTGTTGTACTGCACCTAAGGCAATAAATGAATTCATAATCCCCCAAACAGTGCCAAACAGACCAATATAAGGGCTAATAGAACCAACCGTAGCTAAAAAGGATAAATGGGTTTCTAAGGTGTCAACTTCTCGTGATAGAGCAACACGCATCGCTCGATGGGTTCCATTAACAACCGATTCGGGCGTCACATTTTGGCTTTTTCTAATGCGGGCAAACTCTTTAAAACCGGCGACAAAAAGGCTTTCAATACCATCAACATGGCCCCGTGCTGAGATCTCTTTATATAAACGAGATAAATCGGCACCAGACCAAAATTTATCTTCAAATTTTTGCGCTTGCAATTTGGCTTTATTTAACGCTTTACTTCGCTGAATAATCATGGTCCAAGAGGCAACGGAGAATAACAATAAACACAGCATCACAGCTTTAACAAGTAAACTGGCCTGTAAAAATAAATCAAAAAACGAAAGTTCAGCGTGCACTGTTTAATGCTCCTAAAATGGTTTTTGGAATTGCGCAAGGTTTTCCGGCTTGTAAATTGACACTGGCAATAAGCACTTTTACCTCACACAAAAGTTGAGAATGTTGATTGAAAATTTGTTGGTTAAAAACAAGACTGGCTTTTTTTAACGATGTAATGGATGTTTTGATGGTTAAAAGATCATCCAATTTGGCCGACGCTTTGTTATCCATTTCAACGTTTCTGACCACAAAAGCGAGATTTTGTTCAAGAAAATATGATTGGTTAATACCAAGCTCCCGAAGCCACTCGGTTCTAGCTCGCTCGGCAAACTTTAAATAATTTGCATAATAAACGATCCCACCCGCGTCGGTGTCCTCATAAAAGACTCGCAATGAGTAGGTAAATTGTTGAGTTTGTTCAGGCATTGCACTACATACTTCTTATTGGGTGCCCTTATAGTAAGCGAATTTGAAACCCACACTCAAGTAGTGAACCGCAGGCTTTACATATTTTTTAGAAAATAAATTCAAAATCAATAACAAAGCACAGTGAGGTACCGCCACTTGTAAGGATTTGGTTAACTAATGTTTAAAAAAAAGATAAGCCTGCAAAGAGGTAAGTTTAGCTTATGTGTTAGGGTAAATTATTTTAACTCAACAAGACAATTACAAATGTTTTTTGCTACCTTAAAACGGATTATCACTGACTATTAAACAATCAAAAAACAGATAAAAATACCGACAATACGGTCATTTACCGTTATTTATTAATTTTTATTGCATAAATCCACAGCCTTTAGAAACACCTTGTTTACGCATTAGATTTTATAATGGATGGGCGCAATTTATTTCGTTTGTTCTGACTTAATCTCAGACCTAAAATGCGCCCCATATTCTGAACTTGTTGAGATATTGTCTTAGCAAATTGTTCCTGGATTTATTTAACTTCCTTATTACGACTTAAATTGTTGGGCCCGATTATTTAATCGGGCTTTTTTTTACCCCAAATTCCCCTAATCTTTGCTACCTTTCATCGCATTAGCTATTAGCGAACCAAACTAAAATGTTTACTTTATCTAACTTTTTAAACTGAATTCGATTGCGGGTTAAGGTTTTACCGCCGACCACCTTTT
Encoded proteins:
- the ybgC gene encoding tol-pal system-associated acyl-CoA thioesterase — translated: MPEQTQQFTYSLRVFYEDTDAGGIVYYANYLKFAERARTEWLRELGINQSYFLEQNLAFVVRNVEMDNKASAKLDDLLTIKTSITSLKKASLVFNQQIFNQHSQLLCEVKVLIASVNLQAGKPCAIPKTILGALNSAR
- the tolQ gene encoding protein TolQ; translation: MHAELSFFDLFLQASLLVKAVMLCLLLFSVASWTMIIQRSKALNKAKLQAQKFEDKFWSGADLSRLYKEISARGHVDGIESLFVAGFKEFARIRKSQNVTPESVVNGTHRAMRVALSREVDTLETHLSFLATVGSISPYIGLFGTVWGIMNSFIALGAVQQATLAMVAPGIAEALIATAMGLFAAIPAVMAFNRFSHTVEKLENSYGNFLEEFSSILQRQAVMPAKTQA